DNA from Nitriliruptor alkaliphilus DSM 45188:
CCTCACCCCGGGTCCGGCGGCTGCCCGGCATCGTCCGGAGCCTCGGTCGTGACGCGCTCGGGCGCGTCACCGGTGCCCACGTCCTGACCGCCGACGGCCCGGTCGCCGTCCGCGCCCGCGCGACCGTGCTCGCCACGGGTGGGTGCGGCGGCCTCTTCGCCGCGACGACCAACCCGGACAACGCCACGGGTGACGGCCTCGTCCTCGCCGCCGAAGCGGGCGCCGCCGTGCGCGACGTGGAGTTCGTCCAGTTCCACCCGACCGGGCTCGCGGTGTCCGGAACGTGGCGGTTCCTGCTGACCGAGGCGCTCCGCGGGGCCGGTGCGACGCTCCACGCCGAGGACGGGACGCGCTTCCTGGTCGGTCGTCACCCCGACGCGGAGCTCGCCCCCCGCCACGTGGTCGCGAAGGCCATCCTCGACCAGCCCGGGACCACGGCGTGGCTCGATGCGACCCACCTCGGCGAGGACGTCCTGATCCAGGAGTTCCCCACCGTCCTCGGCGGTGCTCGCCAGCACGGCTTCGACCTCGCCAGCGAGCGGGTGCCGGTGACCCCGGCGGCCCACTACCACGTCGGCGGTGTCCGGACCGACCTCGACGGGCGCACCTCGGTGCCCGGGCTGTACGCCTGTGGTGAGGTGGCATCCACGGGCCTGCACGGCGCCAACCGCATGGCCTCCAACTCCCTCGCCGAGGCGGTCGTGTTCGGTGCTCGAACCGCGGCGGCGGTCGGGCGCGAGCTGCCCGGAGACCTCGGTGACCTCGGGGCCGCCCCCACCTACCGCTCCCACCCGGCCGGCGACACCGCCGCCCGTCGTGCGCAGCTGCGCACGACGATGCTCACGGGGGCCGGGCCGGTCCGCTCCGAGACTGGGCTGGCGGCCGTCGGCGACGAGCTGACGTCCTGGACCGCCGAGCTCGGTGACCCCGCCGAGGACGTCGCCGAGGTCGAACTGCACCACGCCCTGCGCGCCGCGGCCCTCGTGGTCGACGCGGCGCGCCTGCGGACCGAATCCCGGGGCGGCCACTGGCGCGAGGACCACCCGGCACGCGACCCCGCCTGGGACGGCGTCCACCTCGAACGCACCCCCATCACCTGACCACCCGAA
Protein-coding regions in this window:
- a CDS encoding L-aspartate oxidase → MSQPVDTGGGPPPPPEVHDGRVDCDVVIIGAGLAGLYAAVELPDHLDVVVVDKGVPGADSGSSPWAQGGLAAALGPDDSPALHAEDTILAGDGLCDPLAAWTLAREAPRHVRRLLELGAVLDRLPGEIGSSVHGPDGVDLSTLWLAREGGQRVARSVRRADATGAELMRALRLAASPRVRRLPGIVRSLGRDALGRVTGAHVLTADGPVAVRARATVLATGGCGGLFAATTNPDNATGDGLVLAAEAGAAVRDVEFVQFHPTGLAVSGTWRFLLTEALRGAGATLHAEDGTRFLVGRHPDAELAPRHVVAKAILDQPGTTAWLDATHLGEDVLIQEFPTVLGGARQHGFDLASERVPVTPAAHYHVGGVRTDLDGRTSVPGLYACGEVASTGLHGANRMASNSLAEAVVFGARTAAAVGRELPGDLGDLGAAPTYRSHPAGDTAARRAQLRTTMLTGAGPVRSETGLAAVGDELTSWTAELGDPAEDVAEVELHHALRAAALVVDAARLRTESRGGHWREDHPARDPAWDGVHLERTPIT